In Schizosaccharomyces osmophilus chromosome 2, complete sequence, the following proteins share a genomic window:
- the vps11 gene encoding HOPs/CORVET complex ubiquitin protein ligase E3 subunit Vps11 codes for MTTFIRSWKRVTLFQKHELPQKLGRTNVSIASFGNQILACNTSGRVTLYDSSLGVKQVIDLEHEVAIQQILWIDNDRFLLFYNFGEQDGPSFLVIYAFSCSQEDPSLEKKFSLVSANRFIVDEQPHPIVAVSESLSDRYLACGFGGHVLAFYGTPFRERGLRISNNFKLSEPITSLAFHKSEDLILYVSTTNKTYSIKGKNITTLDTLGTSINCSSGYNEQNISSLTTTSPSFICSRSDGLTFYFPSQDKVCFTFPGEKHFLATQGPILALHYSPTDPSATGLPNSRKSMPSSNSFSRLEGDRLTTPLSRLLLIDLPRKLIVWEGFLRDHSAQILSIDEGFLILTSVNSFLKLKRIDLNDEISLLSKKTMYDLAISLSRQKNMDSYFLQSLMIEYARFLFRKGDYSLSMDWYIKSIRSVNIPVVCLEFLKAERLDQLIRFIEALMQNDLANSDLKLLLLSCHVETKNLKGINRLIDTGGFAFNQAFDICHRSGFLEEAKHLGIRFNNHERVIDVLLEEKKYSENLDYMYEIAPSRLLPLLLRFGRVLLSNLPKETTDLFISFYSNNHKSKQSMRSKAQTKYEKSLRQTYLSLLPYANATPFGISSMSADHNSETTEERADSEEPQVDESYIAPNPQTCFHIFLNHNSELIRFLEAILPHVSEEYKTHINTCLFEAYIRESHSSQDENAQGFWKKKANLLLKDSEKHLDLNATFLISQILEFDDGVRFVQGKSGQTLDIFRSFCKHDDVSRAMEMVRAQGEDQSELYIMMLNYFASTNQLEPWSKEVKEVTEYIINHQLISPTQLAEILGKSDAVTLGMIEEAVENAAYRFESQISEKKKGIEIGKSEILELNKELSNLRTTAFVVQESKCSACNTDLELPMVHFRCRHSYHLRCIEDECIRCQWL; via the coding sequence ATGACTACTTTCATTCGATCTTGGAAACGAGTGACTctgtttcaaaaacatgaaTTGCCTCAAAAACTTGGTAGAACAAACGTCTCTATAGCatcttttggaaatcaAATTCTAGCTTGTAACACTTCGGGGAGGGTAACCCTATACGATTCTTCCTTGGGGGTAAAGCAAGTGATCGATCTGGAGCATGAAGTAGCTATCCAACAAATACTTTGGATCGATAATGATCGTTTTCTATTATTTTACAACTTTGGTGAGCAGGATGGTCCGAGCTTTTTAGTCATTTACGCTTTTTCGTGCTCTCAAGAGGATCCttcattagaaaagaagttttcACTTGTATCTGCCAACCGGTTTATAGTTGATGAACAACCGCATCCAATAGTGGCGGTCTCTGAATCACTATCAGATAGATATTTAGCTTGTGGGTTTGGAGGACATGTCCTAGCATTTTATGGTACTCCTTTTCGTGAAAGAGGACTCCGTATTTCTAATAATTTCAAATTATCTGAACCGATAACCAGCTTAGCGTTTCACAAATCCGAGGACTTAATTCTTTACGTTTCCACAACGAACAAAACTTACTCAATTAAAGGAAAGAATATAACAACTCTGGATACACTTGGCACATCCATTAATTGTTCGTCAGGATATAATGAGCAAAATATTTCCTCTCTTACGACTACTTCGCCTTCGTTTATCTGCTCTCGGTCTGATGGTCTTACATTCTATTTTCCCTCGCAGGACaaagtttgttttacaTTCCCTGGAGAGAAACATTTTTTGGCAACACAAGGTCCTATATTAGCTTTACATTATTCACCAACCGATCCGTCTGCAACCGGCTTGCCTAATTCGAGAAAGAGCATGCCATCTTCtaactctttttcaagACTTGAAGGAGACCGTCTGACAACACCACTTTCTCGATTACTATTGATAGATTTACCAAGGAAATTGATTGTTTGGGAAGGTTTTTTGAGGGATCATTCTGCCCAAATATTATCCATAGACGAAGGCTTCTTAATACTAACCTCagtcaattcttttttaaaacttaaaagaattgaccTTAATGATGAAATTTCCCTGCttagtaaaaaaacaatgtaTGACTTGGCTATTTCCCTCTCTCGACAGAAAAACATGGATTCATACTTTCTGCAAAGCCTAATGATAGAATACGCTCGCTTTTTATTTCGTAAGGGAGATTACTCATTATCTATGGATTGGTATATAAAATCAATAAGGTCAGTTAATATACCAGTCGTTTGCTTAGAATTTCTTAAAGCAGAGCGCCTTGACCAACTCATAAGATTTATAGAAGCACTCATGCAAAACGATTTGGCAAATTCTGATCTTAAATTACTTCTGCTTTCGTGCCATgtggaaacaaaaaacttgAAGGGGATTAATAGACTTATCGATACTGGTGGATTCGCATTTAATCAGGCATTTGATATCTGTCATCGGTCTGGTTTTCTTGAAGAAGCTAAGCACCTTGGTATTCGGTTCAATAATCATGAGCGAGTCATCGATGTtcttttagaagaaaagaagtattCCGAAAATTTGGATTACATGTATGAAATCGCGCCGTCTAGGTTACTCCCGTTATTGCTTCGTTTTGGCCGAGTATTGCTTTCgaatttaccaaaagaGACAACTGATCTGTTTATATCATTTTATTCTAATAATCATAAATCTAAGCAAAGCATGCGATCTAAAGCTCAGacaaaatatgaaaagtcATTGCGACAGACTTACctttctcttcttccttaTGCTAATGCTACTCCATTTGGCATATCTTCTATGTCTGCCGATCATAATTCGGAAACGACTGAGGAAAGAGCAGATAGTGAAGAACCCCAAGTAGACGAATCATACATTGCTCCGAACCCACAGACGTGTTTTCACATTTTCTTAAACCATAACTCTGAGTTGATACGATTTTTAGAAGCCATTTTGCCACATGTTTCTGAAGAATACAAAACACACATCAATACTTGCCTTTTTGAAGCCTATATAAGAGAATCCCATTCTTCACAGGATGAAAATGCTCAAGGATtctggaaaaaaaaggccAACTTACTACTGAAAGATTCAGAAAAACACTTGGATCTGAATGCTACCTTCCTGATATCTCAGATTCTGGAATTCGATGACGGGGTCAGATTTGTACAGGGAAAGTCTGGTCAAACACTAGATATTTTTCGATCATTTTGCAAACATGACGATGTTAGTCGTGCAATGGAAATGGTACGTGCTCAAGGGGAAGATCAAAGTGAGTTATATATCATGATGCTTAACTATTTCGCCTCAACAAATCAGCTAGAGCCTTGgtcaaaagaagtaaaggAGGTTACAGAATATATAATTAATCATCAATTGATTTCACCTACTCAGCTTGCAGAGATCTTAGGTAAATCAGATGCCGTTACTCTGGGCATGATTGAGGAAGCAGTAGAGAACGCGGCCTATAGGTTTGAAAGCCAAATCtctgaaaaaaagaaaggcaTCGAAATAGGCAAATCCGAGATCTTggaattaaataaagaacTGTCCAATTTACGCACAACTGCTTTTGTTGTTCAGGAGTCTAAATGCTCTGCCTGTAATACTGATTTGGAATTACCGATGGTACATTTTCGATGTAGGCATTCCTACCATTTACGATGTATAGAAGATGAATGTATACGCTGTCAATGGTTGTGA
- the ppa1 gene encoding serine/threonine protein phosphatase PP2A catalytic subunit Ppa1 encodes MMSELTGSRADIDRWIEQLSKCEPLSEDDIYQMCEMAKGVLANESNVQSVRCPVTVCGDIHGQFHDLQELFNIGGHSPDTNYLFMGDYVDRGYHSVETVSLLVALKIRFPHRITILRGNHESRQITQVYGFYDECLRKYGNANIWQCFTDLFDFLPLTALIEDKILCMHGGLSPSIDTLDHIRILDRIQEIPHEGPICDLLWSDPEDRPGWGISPRGAGYTFGPDIAETFNHNNGLDLIARAHQLVMEGYNWTNSHNVVTIFSAPNYCYRCGNQAAIMGIDDHINYAFIQYETAPRKDELKVTRRTPDYFL; translated from the coding sequence ATGATGTCGGAATTAACCGGTTCCAGAGCTGACATAGACCGCTGGATTGAGCAGCTGTCGAAATGTGAGCCTCTTTCTGAAGATGATATTTATCAAATGTGTGAAATGGCCAAAGGAGTCTTAGCTAATGAATCGAATGTGCAAAGTGTAAGATGCCCTGTAACTGTGTGTGGTGACATCCACGGGCAATTTCATGACTTACAAGAACTTTTTAATATTGGAGGACATTCTCCTGATacaaattatttatttatggGTGACTACGTGGATAGGGGTTATCACAGTGTAGAAACTGTCTCATTGCTGGTAGCACTCAAAATACGATTCCCTCACCGCATCACCATCCTTCGTGGTAACCATGAGTCTAGACAGATTACTCAAGTTTATGGATTCTATGATGAATGTCTTCGCAAATATGGCAATGCCAATATATGGCAATGCTTTACTGAtctctttgattttttgccTTTAACAGCTTTAATAGAAGACAAAATTCTCTGCATGCATGGAGGTTTATCTCCTAGCATCGATACTTTAGACCATATCCGAATCCTTGACCGTATTCAAGAAATTCCTCACGAGGGTCCCATATGTGATCTTTTATGGTCGGATCCAGAGGACCGTCCCGGATGGGGAATTTCGCCCCGTGGTGCTGGCTACACGTTTGGGCCAGATATTGCCGAAACATTCAATCACAACAACGGTTTGGACTTGATTGCCAGAGCTCATCAACTAGTAATGGAGGGTTACAATTGGACAAATAGTCATAATGTAGtaacaattttttctgCTCCAAATTATTGCTATCGTTGCGGAAATCAAGCAGCCATCATGGGCATTGATGATCATATTAACTATGCGTTCATCCAGTATGAAACGGCTCCCagaaaagatgaattgaaAGTTACAAGGAGGACACCAGATTactttttataa
- the ptf1 gene encoding phosphoric monoester hydrolase Ptf1: MSLNKQLYVFSDFDGTITQQDSNDYLTDNYGMGQAMRVQLNQEIIQGKLSFRDGFAQMLNSVPLKYEETLETLKKNVAIDPDFPSFYEWCQKEGVRLVILSSGMMPFIRSLLEQYLGKEEATKIEIVSNDINVNEDGTWNIVYHDDTHFGHDKSLTIRPYAQLPEEKRPHMVYCGDGVSDLSAAKETEHLYAKKGRDLITYCKRENVSYTEFETFSEIHKALIEFKSKITV; the protein is encoded by the exons ATGTCTcttaataaacaattatATGTCTTCAGTGACTTTGATG GTACCATCACTCAGCAAGATTCCAATGATTATTTGACCG ATAACTATGGTATGGGTCAAGCTATGCGTGTTCAATTGAACCAAGAAATTATCCAAGGAAAACTCAGTTTTCG TGATGGATTTGCTCAAATGCTCAACAGTGTACCCTTGAAGTACGAAGAAACTCTTGagactttgaaaaagaacgtTGCTATTGATCCCGACTTTCCCTCTTTTTATGAATGGTGCCAAAAAGAAGGCGTACGTTTGGTCATTCTCTCTAGTGGAATGATGCCCTTTATTCGCAGTCTTTTAGAACAATACTTGGGCAAAGAAGAGGCTACCAAAATCGAAATCGTCTCCAATGATATAAATGTTAATGAAGATGGTACTTGGAATATAGTATATCACGACGATACTCATTTTGGACACGACAAGAGTCTCACCATTCGTCCCTATGCTCAACTTCCTGAAGAAAAGCGACCTCACATGGTCTACTGTGGAGATGGTGTATCCGATTTAAGTGCCGCCAAAGAAACCGAACACTTATATGCAAAGAAAGGACGTGATTTGATCACCTATTgcaaaagagaaaacgTTTCCTATACCGAATTTGAAACGTTCTCTGAGATTCATAAGGCCTTGATTGAGTTTAAGTCTAAAATCACTGTATAA
- the atg1802 gene encoding autophagy associated WD repeat protein Atg18b gives MAPVVLHCSWNQDQSFLSVGTETGFQIYQCDPFTLRFSKETNGVAFCEMLNRSSLVALVQVSPASTRLLKLIDIKKDVELCDMFYPAPVLNARLTVTRLVVVIKGSIYVYNLKNLNLINTLATISSNKIAFCAHESFIAYNSPQVPGHVYLTSLETAMPITLLYCHSSPVRCIEFHPDGRLIATASAKGTVIRIMSTLTGEKVMELRRGYLPASVVSIAFHPKEPFLACASENGTIHIYRLSKQTVSETNHSPASSVSNSSSWSKFLKSNVTKPLEARREFATAKIPESSFYGKIVFCASKPHVQVISYSGQYYRFVVDLKHGGNCAMLEKYILDE, from the exons ATGGCTCCTGTGGTTTTACACTGCTCTTGGAACCAGGATCAAAG CTTTCTCTCAGTTGGGACAGAAACCGGTTTTCAGATTTATCAGTGCGATCCGTTTACTTTACGTTTCTCGAAAG AAACAAACGGTGTTGCTTTTTGTGAGATGCTTAATCGATCATCACTTGTTGCGCTTGTTCAGGTGTCGCCCGCATCTACTCGATTACTTAAGCTCATTGATATAAAG AAAGATGTCGAGCTTTGTGACATGTTCTATCCTGCTCCAGTATTGAATGCTCGTCTTACGGTTACTCGTCTGGTTGTAGTTATCAAGGGGAGCATTTACGTTTACAATCTTAAGAATCTGAATTTGATTAACACTTTGGcaacaatttcttcaaataaaatCGCATTCTGTGCTCATGAATCCTTTATTGCCTACAATTCACCCCAGGTTCCAGGCCATGTATACTTGACTTCACTGGAGACAGCAATGCCGATTACACTGCTATATTGTCATTCGAGTCCAGTGCGATGTATTGAATTTCATCCAGATGGACGCCTGATAGCTACAGCATCCGCCAAGGGTACAGTTATACGCATTATGTCAACATTAACTGGGGAAAAAGTTATGGAACTGAGACGTGGGTACCTGCCTGCTTCTGTTGTTTCAATCGCCtttcatccaaaagaacCCTTTTTGGCCTGTGCTTCTGAGAATGGAACTATTCATATATACAGACTGTCAAAGCAGACCGTTTCTGAAACTAATCATTCTCCTGCTTCTTCTGTGAGCAACTCATCCTCCTGGTCAAAATTTCTTAAATCCAATGTCACTAAACCACTAGAAGCTCGAAGGGAGTTTGCGACAGCGAAAATACCAGAGTCATCGTTTTATGGAAAAATCGTCTTCTGTGCATCAAAACCTCATGTACAGGTAATCTCTTACAGTGGACAATACTATCGTTTTGTGGTTGACTTAAAACATGGTGGAAACTGTGCCATGCTGGAAAAGTACAT ACTTGAtgaataa
- the she9 gene encoding mitochondrial inner membrane protein She9, translating into MKVNWNGVTNAIKQFSFKISSARSGREAFSFREAMLQASRRLNEFTGYTTIESLKKTVVLRERQLKEFRKLANDARRAYLEAVERRSSSQREVNELLQRRGSWSSTDLERFTKLYREDYSNKENETLLQENVKSTEEKIEDAQNGLVQSILSRYHEEQVWSDKIRQTSTWGTWGLMGINVLLFVVVQLILEPKRRRRWVQESMEFVEKENKDKMELQIQKLSELEEKISEDVAKYGSQKSESSSRTDLDSSEPSSKPSVLFQFLQRIPSLDFSSFKSFTGSIKAIIRYILSPSDVVQVTHKQLSMLMTEFVFTGGAILCSTLFLFRLFRH; encoded by the coding sequence ATGAAGGTGAACTGGAATGGTGTAACAAATGCTATTAAGCAGTTTTCCTTTAAAATCTCTTCTGCTCGTTCTGGAAGGGAAGCATTCTCATTTCGGGAAGCTATGCTACAAGCTAGCCGTAGATTAAACGAGTTTACTGGATACACTACTATTGaatctttaaagaaaactgtTGTTTTACGAGAACGGCAGCTCAAAGAATTTCGAAAACTAGCGAACGATGCTCGCAGAGCATACCTAGAAGCCGTCGAAAGGAGGTCATCTAGTCAACGAGAAGTCAATGAATTACTTCAAAGAAGAGGCAGCTGGTCTTCGACAGATCTAGAGCGATTTACTAAATTATATAGAGAAGACTACTccaataaagaaaatgaaactcTGCTTCAGGAAAATGTCAAATCTACTGAGGAGAAAATAGAGGATGCACAGAATGGTCTTGTGCAATCTATCCTATCGCGGTACCATGAAGAGCAAGTATGGAGTGATAAAATCCGGCAAACGAGCACTTGGGGTACTTGGGGACTCATGGGTATTAACGTTCTGTTGTTCGTTGTTGTCCAACTTATATTGGAACCGAAGAGACGACGAAGATGGGTTCAGGAGTCAATGGAATTTGTTgagaaggaaaataaagataaaatGGAAttacaaattcaaaaactatctgaattggaagaaaaaatatctGAGGATGTCGCCAAGTATGGATCGCAAAAATCAGAGAGCTCCTCCAGGACGGATCTTGATTCTAGTGAGCCTTCGTCAAAGCCTTcagttttgtttcaatttcttcaaagaatACCCTCTTTAGATTTCTCTTCCTTCAAATCCTTTACCGGTTCCATCAAAGCCATTATACGCTATATATTGTCTCCTTCTGATGTTGTACAGGTCACCCATAAACAACTTTCCATGCTAATGACtgagtttgtttttaccGGAGGAGCGATACTATGCTCAACTCTATTTCTGTTCCGTCTTTTCAGACATTAA